One Pseudonocardia abyssalis DNA segment encodes these proteins:
- a CDS encoding FecCD family ABC transporter permease — protein sequence MTLDVLAAPVVDDLGRAARRWHTALWTGGLGVVLVLTVPLAVGFGPVSIPPGTVAAILGHHVLGFPAQATWGPAEDSIVWLVRAPRVLLGAAVGAALAMAGVALQTLVRNVLAEPYLLGVSAGASTGAAATILFGVGSALGGGALTGSAFLGALGAIGLVFAVAGLGGAVTSVRLLLAGVAVGYVLQAVTSFMIFASDSPEGSRAVLFWLLGSLAQADWAAVTVVASTTVVTLGLLLVWSRRFDALAVGDDTARALGTDPARLRLVALLAVALCTGAAVAVSGGIGFVGLVVPHVARLCVGGVHRRVLPVAALIGAAFLIWADVVARLAFSPRELPLGIVTAVVGAPFLLVLVRRLRAA from the coding sequence GTGACCCTGGACGTCCTGGCCGCCCCCGTCGTCGACGACCTCGGCCGGGCCGCCCGGCGGTGGCACACCGCGCTGTGGACCGGCGGGCTCGGCGTCGTGCTGGTCCTGACGGTCCCGCTCGCCGTCGGGTTCGGGCCGGTGTCGATCCCGCCGGGCACGGTCGCGGCGATCCTCGGGCACCACGTGCTCGGGTTCCCCGCACAGGCCACGTGGGGCCCGGCCGAGGACAGCATCGTGTGGCTGGTCCGGGCGCCCCGGGTGTTGCTCGGGGCGGCCGTCGGAGCGGCGCTCGCGATGGCCGGGGTCGCGCTGCAGACCCTGGTCCGCAACGTGCTGGCCGAGCCGTACCTGCTCGGGGTGTCGGCGGGGGCGTCGACCGGGGCGGCGGCGACGATCCTGTTCGGCGTCGGCTCCGCGCTGGGTGGCGGCGCACTGACCGGCAGCGCGTTCCTCGGTGCGCTCGGCGCGATCGGGCTGGTGTTCGCCGTCGCGGGGCTCGGGGGCGCGGTCACCTCGGTGCGTCTGCTGCTCGCCGGGGTGGCGGTGGGTTACGTGCTGCAGGCCGTCACCAGCTTCATGATCTTCGCCTCGGACAGCCCCGAGGGGTCCCGTGCGGTGCTGTTCTGGCTGCTCGGGTCGCTCGCCCAGGCCGACTGGGCCGCGGTGACGGTCGTCGCGTCGACCACCGTCGTCACGCTCGGGCTCCTGCTCGTCTGGTCGCGGCGCTTCGACGCGCTCGCCGTCGGCGACGACACCGCCCGCGCACTCGGCACCGATCCGGCCCGCCTGCGGCTCGTCGCCCTGCTCGCCGTCGCGCTGTGCACCGGTGCCGCGGTCGCGGTGTCCGGCGGGATCGGCTTCGTCGGGCTCGTCGTGCCGCACGTCGCCCGGCTGTGCGTCGGCGGCGTGCACCGTCGGGTCCTACCCGTCGCCGCGCTCATCGGTGCGGCGTTCCTGATCTGGGCCGACGTCGTCGCGCGGCTGGCGTTCTCCCCGCGGGAGCTGCCGCTGGGGATCGTCACCGCCGTCGTTGGAGCGCCCTTCCTGCTCGTGCTCGTCCGCCGCCTGCGCGCGGCCTGA
- a CDS encoding ABC transporter substrate-binding protein — translation MFHRLGPAVLAVLALAACGAPAAPAPAAAAVTVENCGRQVTLDAPPERVMVIGGEAGTLVAAAGGADRITTFAPLRGEPLGAAEAELAARPQAPIGTATDISREFVLGQTPDLVVTFGLEGTSPEELAELGIPTLIVAGYCGGFGAGQSQRSGSALEEVATDVEMIGTALGTSGVADAVADDLRARVEAVRSAAAPDGRSAVALFVSGPDSALGAYGNLGMVHEQLELVGLGNVFGAEAERYFEPSVEALIGTAPDVVLALHEPGDTTEQEVRESVLSRPELAGLPAVVNRDVLVLDFFRSGHGTLAVDGLEELTAQLATLP, via the coding sequence ATGTTCCACCGACTCGGACCGGCCGTGCTGGCCGTCCTCGCACTCGCCGCCTGCGGGGCCCCGGCCGCGCCCGCACCCGCGGCGGCCGCCGTCACCGTCGAGAACTGCGGGCGCCAGGTCACCCTCGACGCACCTCCCGAGCGGGTCATGGTCATCGGCGGGGAGGCGGGCACGCTCGTCGCCGCCGCCGGGGGCGCCGACCGGATCACGACATTCGCGCCGCTGCGGGGCGAGCCGCTCGGCGCCGCGGAGGCCGAGCTGGCCGCGCGGCCGCAGGCCCCGATCGGCACCGCCACCGACATCTCCCGCGAGTTCGTCCTCGGGCAGACCCCGGACCTCGTCGTGACGTTCGGCCTGGAGGGCACCTCGCCGGAGGAGCTGGCGGAGCTCGGCATCCCGACGCTGATCGTCGCGGGCTACTGCGGCGGGTTCGGCGCGGGCCAGTCGCAGCGTTCCGGGTCCGCGCTGGAGGAGGTCGCGACCGACGTCGAGATGATCGGCACCGCGCTGGGCACCTCCGGGGTCGCCGACGCCGTGGCCGACGACCTGCGCGCGCGGGTCGAGGCGGTGCGCTCCGCAGCGGCCCCCGACGGGCGCAGCGCGGTGGCGTTGTTCGTGTCCGGTCCCGACAGTGCGCTCGGGGCCTACGGGAACCTGGGGATGGTGCACGAGCAGCTGGAGCTGGTCGGCCTGGGCAACGTGTTCGGCGCGGAGGCGGAGCGCTACTTCGAGCCGAGCGTCGAGGCCCTGATCGGCACCGCGCCCGACGTCGTGCTGGCCCTCCACGAGCCCGGCGACACGACCGAGCAGGAGGTGCGCGAGTCGGTGCTGTCCCGCCCGGAGCTGGCCGGGCTGCCCGCCGTGGTGAACCGGGACGTCCTGGTGCTCGACTTCTTCCGCTCCGGGCACGGCACCCTGGCCGTCGACGGGCTCGAGGAGCTCACCGCGCAGCTGGCCACGCTCCCGTGA
- a CDS encoding Rossmann-like domain-containing protein, which produces MKGVGELVEQVLDGLHGPPPAEVTATSVFWVHHGTRLAGGTTTYRNQYLLVRVGPAFGACGFEAGEVDPGICADASGAPVADLLRDGPPVLRLAALDAYLASGAPHRESSATVVTLRAGPPEVRARARDAAVASLLDVEPGARVALIGVVDPLVAAIRERGAEPLPCDLNLHTTRWGDPVTSDMAEVLDVADAVVATGMTLGNGTFDTILARCRDRGVPLIVYAQTGSAVARAFLGGGVSAVSAEPFPFSQFSADPTALYLYTDKET; this is translated from the coding sequence GTGAAGGGGGTGGGTGAGCTCGTCGAGCAGGTCCTCGACGGCCTCCACGGGCCGCCGCCCGCGGAGGTGACCGCCACCAGCGTCTTCTGGGTGCACCACGGGACCCGCCTGGCCGGTGGCACGACGACCTATCGCAACCAGTACCTGCTGGTCCGGGTCGGGCCGGCGTTCGGGGCGTGCGGCTTCGAGGCGGGCGAGGTGGATCCCGGCATCTGCGCCGACGCCTCGGGGGCACCGGTCGCCGACCTGCTGCGCGACGGGCCGCCGGTGCTGCGGCTCGCCGCGTTGGACGCCTACCTGGCCTCGGGCGCGCCGCACCGGGAGTCCTCGGCCACTGTCGTGACGCTGAGGGCCGGGCCGCCCGAGGTCCGCGCACGGGCCCGGGACGCGGCCGTCGCGAGCCTGCTCGACGTCGAGCCCGGCGCCCGCGTCGCTCTGATCGGCGTGGTCGACCCGCTCGTCGCGGCGATCCGGGAGCGCGGCGCCGAGCCGCTGCCGTGCGACCTCAACCTGCACACGACCCGGTGGGGCGACCCGGTCACCTCCGACATGGCGGAGGTCCTCGACGTCGCCGACGCCGTGGTCGCCACCGGCATGACGCTCGGCAACGGCACGTTCGACACGATCCTGGCCCGCTGCCGCGACCGGGGCGTCCCGCTGATCGTCTACGCGCAGACCGGCAGCGCCGTCGCGCGCGCGTTCCTCGGCGGCGGCGTCTCCGCCGTGTCCGCGGAGCCCTTCCCGTTCTCCCAGTTCAGCGCCGACCCAACGGCGCTGTACCTCTACACCGACAAGGAAACCTGA
- a CDS encoding pyridoxal-phosphate dependent enzyme produces MHAHYADAIADPDPILVEPGVVCLRFEVMKVRSALGAVRHLVESGLVRRGDTLVDSSSGIYAHALALACHRYGMRCHIVGSTTIDRTLRLQLEILGATLEQVRSSTDLKLDQNLRVHRVGELLLRNPRYHWMRQYHDGVHYLGYREVAETVGADLPTGPLTIVGGVGTGASTGALATYLRRAGRDVELVGLQPFGSVTFGAEHTADPDMIIAGIGSSIEFRNVRHDLYDRMHWMAFPYARAGAIDLLRRSGVFAGLSSGAAHLVARYERALAPGRTVVFLAPDTGHRYVDAAYAGHEDVPAVDGLAPRVVGGVEDLEPPWSALPLVARPVAQPARVAS; encoded by the coding sequence ATCCACGCCCACTACGCCGACGCCATCGCCGATCCGGACCCGATCCTGGTCGAACCCGGCGTCGTCTGCCTGCGCTTCGAGGTCATGAAGGTGCGCTCGGCGCTCGGGGCGGTGCGCCACCTCGTCGAGTCCGGCCTGGTCCGCCGCGGCGACACGCTCGTCGACAGCTCCAGCGGCATCTACGCCCACGCTCTCGCCCTCGCGTGCCACCGCTACGGGATGCGCTGCCACATCGTCGGCTCCACGACCATCGACCGGACGCTGCGCCTGCAGCTGGAGATCCTCGGCGCCACGCTGGAGCAGGTCCGGTCCTCCACCGACCTCAAGCTCGACCAGAACCTGCGGGTGCACCGTGTCGGCGAGCTGCTGCTGCGCAACCCGCGCTACCACTGGATGCGCCAGTACCACGACGGCGTGCACTACCTCGGTTACCGCGAGGTCGCCGAGACGGTCGGCGCCGACCTGCCGACGGGCCCGCTGACGATCGTCGGCGGGGTCGGCACCGGCGCATCGACGGGCGCGCTCGCGACCTACCTGCGCCGGGCCGGGCGCGATGTCGAGCTGGTCGGCCTGCAGCCGTTCGGCAGCGTCACGTTCGGGGCGGAGCACACCGCCGACCCCGACATGATCATCGCGGGGATCGGGAGCTCGATCGAGTTCCGCAACGTCCGCCACGACCTCTACGACCGCATGCACTGGATGGCGTTCCCCTACGCGCGGGCGGGGGCGATCGATCTCCTGCGGCGCAGCGGCGTGTTCGCCGGCCTCTCGTCGGGGGCGGCCCACCTGGTGGCGCGGTACGAGCGCGCGCTCGCCCCCGGGCGCACGGTCGTGTTCCTCGCCCCCGACACGGGCCACCGCTACGTCGACGCGGCGTACGCGGGGCACGAGGACGTCCCGGCGGTCGACGGCCTCGCGCCGCGCGTCGTCGGCGGTGTCGAGGACCTCGAGCCGCCGTGGTCGGCCCTGCCGCTGGTGGCCCGGCCGGTGGCGCAGCCCGCGCGGGTCGCGTCGTGA
- a CDS encoding methyltransferase, with protein sequence MTSTRASSWALHDRLPQTLQPAEIRAINNPSRAIHDHRTYTWNGWDFDLPPGVFRPGGTSRLVHARLLDGTLPVAGLRYAAMGAGLGVEAVVAGVRGASAVYALDVHPESVRTAARHYARIVGTDGPPLYPVVADVWEGFPDGVQVDVVTFNPPAIELPLSDDPDIVRNLCVGRDIAARFFGQLVARDLLAPGGVVYLIVSNTAPLRDVVATALDAGFDAEVVHVEDWPGDDVQTYLFALCRPDSR encoded by the coding sequence ATGACCTCGACCCGCGCCTCCAGCTGGGCGCTGCACGACCGGCTGCCGCAGACGCTCCAGCCCGCGGAGATCCGCGCGATCAACAACCCGAGTCGGGCGATCCACGACCACCGCACGTACACCTGGAACGGCTGGGACTTCGACCTGCCGCCCGGCGTGTTCCGTCCCGGCGGGACGAGCCGGCTGGTGCACGCCCGGCTGCTCGACGGCACGCTGCCCGTCGCGGGCCTGCGGTACGCGGCGATGGGGGCCGGGCTCGGGGTCGAGGCCGTCGTCGCCGGGGTGCGCGGGGCGTCCGCCGTGTACGCCCTCGACGTCCACCCGGAGAGCGTCCGCACCGCGGCCCGGCACTACGCGCGGATCGTCGGGACCGACGGTCCGCCGCTGTACCCGGTCGTCGCCGACGTCTGGGAGGGCTTCCCGGACGGCGTGCAGGTCGACGTCGTCACGTTCAACCCGCCCGCGATCGAGCTGCCGCTGTCCGACGACCCCGACATCGTGCGCAACCTGTGCGTCGGGCGCGACATCGCGGCGCGGTTCTTCGGCCAGCTCGTCGCGCGCGACCTGCTCGCGCCCGGCGGCGTCGTGTACCTGATCGTCTCGAACACCGCGCCGCTGCGCGACGTCGTCGCGACCGCCCTGGACGCGGGGTTCGACGCCGAGGTGGTGCACGTCGAGGACTGGCCCGGCGACGACGTGCAGACCTACCTGTTCGCGCTGTGTCGGCCGGACAGCCGGTGA
- a CDS encoding DedA family protein gives MVDMLRFVTEAALASPWLLAVIVGMALVDALLPVVPSEALIIAAGVSAVTGEQNLFAVIAAAAFGSLLGECLGYLIGRGVGPAVRSRYAADGRRAENYDRAERLLHRRGGTVLLTARFLPGGRTVATLAAGATGYPAARFVGFTVPGTLLSASWSAVLGFVGGAAFAHDTVTALVVGFCFASAVGFVVEGVRRLRRRAVVGAGPVEAAPERELVGVAHT, from the coding sequence ATGGTCGACATGCTCCGGTTCGTCACCGAGGCCGCACTCGCGTCACCCTGGCTGCTCGCGGTGATCGTCGGGATGGCCCTGGTCGATGCGCTGCTGCCGGTGGTGCCGAGCGAGGCGCTGATCATCGCGGCCGGGGTGTCGGCGGTGACGGGGGAGCAGAACCTGTTCGCGGTGATCGCGGCGGCGGCGTTCGGCTCCCTGCTCGGGGAGTGCCTGGGCTACCTGATCGGGCGCGGGGTCGGGCCCGCGGTCCGGTCCCGCTACGCCGCCGACGGCCGGCGCGCCGAGAACTACGACCGGGCCGAGCGGTTGCTGCACCGCCGCGGCGGAACGGTCCTGCTCACGGCCCGGTTCCTGCCGGGCGGGCGCACCGTCGCGACGCTCGCCGCGGGGGCCACCGGCTACCCGGCGGCACGGTTCGTCGGCTTCACCGTGCCCGGGACGCTGCTCTCGGCGTCGTGGTCGGCGGTGCTCGGGTTCGTCGGCGGGGCCGCGTTCGCCCACGACACCGTGACCGCGCTCGTCGTCGGCTTCTGCTTCGCCAGTGCCGTCGGGTTCGTGGTGGAGGGGGTGCGCCGGCTGCGCAGGCGGGCGGTGGTCGGGGCGGGGCCCGTCGAGGCGGCCCCCGAGCGGGAGCTCGTCGGGGTCGCCCACACCTGA